One region of Oxalobacteraceae bacterium OTU3CAMAD1 genomic DNA includes:
- a CDS encoding LysE family translocator: MTELLPLMSYCFVMSATPGPNNVMLATTGANFGYRGALPVILGIQVGIFVQTMLMCVGLGSVFIAYPMAQQVLRIAGALYLMFLAWKLAGASVAGAGAPKAVSFAQAALFQALNPKSWLKAITMASVFMPSQSNMLAGALLVSVVGTVVGTPCNAMWALFGVSIRSVLKPPRNQRLFNLAMGAILLVLAVTFLR, from the coding sequence ATGACCGAACTCCTGCCCCTGATGAGCTATTGCTTTGTGATGTCCGCCACGCCCGGGCCGAACAACGTCATGCTGGCCACCACCGGCGCCAACTTCGGCTATCGGGGCGCGCTGCCGGTGATCCTCGGCATCCAGGTCGGCATCTTTGTGCAGACCATGCTCATGTGCGTGGGGCTGGGCAGCGTGTTCATCGCCTACCCGATGGCGCAGCAGGTGTTGCGGATCGCGGGCGCGCTATACCTGATGTTTTTGGCGTGGAAGCTTGCCGGCGCCTCGGTGGCGGGAGCCGGCGCACCGAAGGCCGTATCGTTTGCGCAGGCGGCGCTGTTCCAGGCGCTGAACCCCAAGAGCTGGCTCAAGGCGATCACCATGGCGTCGGTCTTCATGCCTTCGCAGAGCAATATGCTGGCCGGCGCGCTGCTCGTGTCCGTGGTCGGCACCGTGGTGGGCACGCCGTGCAACGCCATGTGGGCGCTGTTTGGCGTCTCGATCCGCAGCGTGTTGAAACCGCCACGCAACCAGCGCCTATTCAATCTGGCGATGGGCGCCATCCTGCTGGTCCTCGCCGTGACGTTTTTACGCTAG